The DNA segment GGGCATCCATTGGCAAGTGATAAGCAAATAAAGAAATATCGTGCTTTAGCAAAAGACGAATTTTTTCTCGTTTTGAGCCGGCAATAACATAAGAATCACGGTTCCAAAAAAGTCCGTGATGGACAATTAAAGCTTGCACATCAGCCTCAATTGCTTTTTGCACTGTCTCTAAACTTGCTGAAACAGCAGTCGCAATCTTAAAAATCTCTCTATTCCCCTCAATTTGTAATCCATTTGGACAAAAATCAAGAAAAAGAGAAGATTGATAAATATCATTCAGGTATTTAAACAGTTGGCTACGTGTGATTGACATAAGATCCCGAGATGTTCACAAAATAATTAATAGACCTCTTACATAACTTACTTTGCTTAAAAAAATGGATCATTTTTGAGTGAATTTATCGGAAAATTTTGAGAGCATATGAGTTGCATATGGTTGAGAAATTTAACGATAAAGGTACCAAAAAGGGTAATTTTAGCAAGCAAATGAAGTTATGTAAGAGGTTTAATATAAAAGATACTCAAAAAAAATGAATTAATCCTAGAAAAAAATGAAGACAAATAACAAAGATTTTGCAAAAAAAGCAGCTGCCCAGTATGCAGCTAATTTAGTAAAAGAGGGAATGCTAATCGGTATTGGCAGTGGATCAACCGCCGCACATTTCATTGATTTTTTAGGTAAAAGATGTGCAAAAGAAAAACTTCATATCAAAGCTGTAGCTACCTCTGAAAAATCCAAAAAGCTTGCATGTAAGGAAAATATTGCCATTATTGAACCCAGTGAAACAGATTACCTTGATCTCGACTTTGATGGGGCTGACGAAATCGATGAAAAAAAACAAATGATCAAAGGAGGAGGAGGAGCTCTCCTTAGAGAAAAAATTGTCGCTTATATGAGTCGCGAAATGGTTGTCATTATTGATGAGAGCAAGTTGGTCAAAAAACTTGGAACATTCCCGCTACCTGTAGAGATTGTTCCCTTTGCCGCTTCTGCAACAATCAATCACCTGGCTAAACAAGGCTTTATAGGAAAGATGCGGTTGAAAAATTCAAAAGAACTTTTTATCACTGATAACGGCAATTATATTTATGATATTTATTTCGAAAATGTTATTGATCATCCTTTAGTGATAGAAAGAAAAATTAAAAGCATTCCAGGAGTTGTCGAAACAGGCCTCTTCATTGGAGTCGCGGGTCGCGTCATCATTGGACACAACAATGGATCTATAGAAGTTCGTTAACCTTAAAAAATTTTGGTAGAGAATGATCTCAGAATTAATACAGTTAAATTTTGACAAAATCATGCAAACGCGCACCTACACTGTCGTCGTTTTATCTACCCCAGAAAAAAGATTTGCCATTTATACAGATCCCAGCATAGGCAGAACTCTCCAGCTTTATTTAACGGGAGGAGAGAAGCAACGCCCTTTAACACATGATCTTATCTCTATGATATTTAAAGGTTTTGAAGTAGGCATCAAACAAGTTGTCATTACTGATCTTCAAGATACCGTCTACTTTGCGCGCCTTTTTTTAGAAATGACAAAAGAAAACATCAACCATATTGTAGAAATTGATGCCCGTCCAAGCGACTGTATCGCACTAGCTCTTATGAATAACGCTCCAGTCTACTGCACGAAGGAAGTGCTTGAAAAAACAATACCCATTGAGGAGTAGGCTCTTTTAATATTTAATATTAAATCTATTTGTTGCTAATTCTAAAATTCCATTGACAGCTTCTTGCGCATCGGGTCCAGTGGCTTCAACACGTATTCTTGAGCCTTTTGATGCCGCTAACATTAAAATCCCAAGTAAGGATTTGGCATTGACTTCCATTTTTTGGTAAATCAATTTCACATCTGATCGGTAGCTTGAGGCGCATTTAACAAGTTCGGTAGAAGGACGCGTATGCAGGCCTCTGTCATTTCGAACGATAAATACACCCTTTACAATTTCTAAATCTTTTAAACATTGTGCCATAAATAAAAACCTTTTCCTACTGGCATACGCTAGCAGCGATTATTCAGCAAATATTTTTTTACTCTGATGTGTAAAAATCTTTAAAAATGGCTAGAAAAAGAAGATCTCGTTAAACTTAAGATCTCCTTTGCTTTATCGCTTATATGACGATAAAATAAATGGATTTTTCGCTCTTTTATTAGACACAAAAAAATAGAGGAAATATGACTTTAAGCCGTTTAGAAACTGCGATTGAAGACCGATGGAACGTTGAAGCCCTTTTCCCCAGTCTTGCTGACTGGCAAAAAGAATTTGTAAAATTCAAAAACCCGGAAAAAGATAGGAGTTTTGAAGAAATTCTAAAGTTTAAGGGGCAACTTGGTACAGGTCCAGAAACGCTAAAGCAGGCTTTAGAGTCAATTTTTAATTACGAAAGAAAGCTCACGACTCTCTATACCTATGCTCATTTGCGACATGATGAGGAGATTACCCTTGATGAGACCAAAACTGCTTATAACAAAGCAAGACTTGCTATTTACGAATTTCAAACCACTATCTCTTGGTTTCAACCCGAACTCCTTTCTCTCTCAGATGCCACGATTCAAAGCTATCTAAACTCCCCTGTTTTGAAAGACTACCATTTCTATCTAGAGAAAATCTTTGCTTTCAAACCACACACATTAACTGAAGACCAAGAAGAGTTGATGGCGCAGTCTATGCGCGCATTAAGTGCTTCACATAAAGCATTTAGTGCTATTAATGACGCAGATTTCGTCTTTGATAAAATCCGGGATAGCCAAGGTAAAGAGCGAGAGCTCACCCATGGTAAATATGCTATATACATGCGTTCACAGGATAGGCCCTTAAGAGAAACCGCTTTTAAAACTTACCACGAAAAATACCATTCTTTTAAGAATACGCTTTGCGAACTCTTAGAAGGCCAGGTACAAGCGCATTTATTTCATGCTAAAGCAAGAAAATTTAATTCCTGCTTAGAAGCTGCACTTTTTCCCAATCAC comes from the Chlamydiales bacterium STE3 genome and includes:
- a CDS encoding hypothetical protein (Product derived from UniProtKB/Trembl:Q6MBZ9), whose amino-acid sequence is MISELIQLNFDKIMQTRTYTVVVLSTPEKRFAIYTDPSIGRTLQLYLTGGEKQRPLTHDLISMIFKGFEVGIKQVVITDLQDTVYFARLFLEMTKENINHIVEIDARPSDCIALALMNNAPVYCTKEVLEKTIPIEE
- a CDS encoding Phosphocarrier protein HPr (Product derived from UniProtKB/Swiss-Prot:Q9PDH6;Gene name derived from UniProtKB/Swiss-Prot:Q9PDH6;EC number derived from UniProtKB/Swiss-Prot:Q9PDH6), with product MAQCLKDLEIVKGVFIVRNDRGLHTRPSTELVKCASSYRSDVKLIYQKMEVNAKSLLGILMLAASKGSRIRVEATGPDAQEAVNGILELATNRFNIKY
- a CDS encoding Ribose-5-phosphate isomerase A (Product derived from UniProtKB/Swiss-Prot:Q6MC00;Gene name derived from UniProtKB/Swiss-Prot:Q6MC00;EC number derived from UniProtKB/Swiss-Prot:Q6MC00), which encodes MKTNNKDFAKKAAAQYAANLVKEGMLIGIGSGSTAAHFIDFLGKRCAKEKLHIKAVATSEKSKKLACKENIAIIEPSETDYLDLDFDGADEIDEKKQMIKGGGGALLREKIVAYMSREMVVIIDESKLVKKLGTFPLPVEIVPFAASATINHLAKQGFIGKMRLKNSKELFITDNGNYIYDIYFENVIDHPLVIERKIKSIPGVVETGLFIGVAGRVIIGHNNGSIEVR